In Streptomyces dangxiongensis, one DNA window encodes the following:
- a CDS encoding O-antigen ligase family protein: MVLLGACAGWSLITAAAHDGRPEGTLLAVLAVAAGYAVGRVSGALLPVAAPCAGAVAGLVLAVTLPGLSSGPWYAAPLGHASATAALLALTAGAACCAAWATAVPVWRLGLRVLACAVVPAGAVLGSVAGCAAGTVILACSLAAGSAHRRGAWLVGAAMAAALVAGTVWAVAADALPDGLVGALEDRLTPHRVWLWRGALHLAGRYGVLGAGPGRFGASVRATPLPPGDGTPHSAPLELAAEQGLIGLFLLAAVFCWLLYALWRTPRSAPVALTAAVTLTVLAVLASVGNALSFTTVTAGGGLLAGWATARPWSGDGATPPP, from the coding sequence ATGGTCCTGTTGGGGGCCTGCGCCGGGTGGTCGCTGATCACCGCGGCGGCCCACGACGGGCGGCCCGAGGGCACGCTGCTCGCGGTGCTCGCCGTGGCCGCCGGTTACGCCGTGGGCCGGGTCTCCGGGGCGCTGCTGCCGGTGGCCGCGCCCTGCGCCGGTGCGGTGGCCGGGCTCGTGCTGGCCGTGACGCTGCCCGGGCTGTCCTCCGGACCCTGGTACGCCGCGCCCCTCGGGCACGCCAGTGCCACGGCCGCCCTCCTGGCGCTGACCGCCGGGGCCGCGTGCTGTGCCGCCTGGGCGACGGCCGTACCGGTGTGGCGGCTGGGGCTGCGGGTGCTGGCCTGCGCGGTCGTGCCGGCCGGGGCCGTGCTGGGGTCGGTGGCCGGATGTGCGGCCGGCACGGTGATCCTGGCGTGTTCGCTGGCCGCGGGTTCGGCGCACCGCCGGGGCGCGTGGCTGGTGGGCGCCGCCATGGCGGCGGCCCTGGTGGCGGGCACGGTGTGGGCGGTCGCCGCGGACGCGCTGCCCGATGGCCTCGTCGGGGCGCTGGAGGACCGGTTGACGCCGCACCGGGTGTGGCTGTGGCGGGGCGCGCTGCACCTGGCGGGCCGGTACGGCGTCCTGGGTGCCGGTCCCGGACGGTTCGGCGCATCGGTGCGGGCGACACCGTTGCCGCCGGGCGACGGCACACCGCACTCGGCCCCGCTCGAGCTGGCGGCGGAGCAGGGCCTGATCGGCTTGTTCCTGCTGGCCGCGGTGTTCTGCTGGCTGCTGTACGCGTTGTGGCGCACTCCTCGCTCCGCTCCGGTCGCGCTGACCGCGGCCGTGACCCTGACGGTGCTGGCCGTCCTCGCCTCGGTGGGCAACGCCCTCAGCTTCACGACGGTGACGGCGGGCGGGGGGCTGCTGGCGGGATGGGCGACGGC